The following proteins are encoded in a genomic region of Glycine max cultivar Williams 82 chromosome 18, Glycine_max_v4.0, whole genome shotgun sequence:
- the LOC121173924 gene encoding uncharacterized protein, with protein MIELFMLNEDEGWTLFKQHAQIDDDSPEELREVAKRVFDKCKGLLVAIVTVARTLNGKTCTSWELAFLRLKTSESIDVQEGLTSTYDCNELEEIVCLDSKEEGQLKYLYAPFESVFPKLRKILIKGSNKSRKIFFPSMISSLPELRELFVHDCNELVEIISSNKARLFPNLSFPSQQVSFPKLGVIEIKSCNNLKTIFFATIVSSLVELMELSICNCNNLEEIISLDSEEAQKHRNIQRKQDNIETYPLLPQEVCFPKLKKIKVEKCNKLKAIFSTTIVTSLLELELLIVKDYNELEEIISLDSDEAGQLKNLSVPSEQVYFPKLASISIERCSKFKRMFSVFIVKVLPMLEQLVVKDCDEWEKIISLDSEEASELRNVSAPSHQICFPRLRKIEIEGCNRLKEIFSSTIVTRLTMLEQLFVKDCSEWDEIISWDSQEARQLRNQFVPFQQVCFPKLRTIDIKGCNKLKAIFSATIVTRLPRLEHLIVTDCNE; from the exons ATGATTGAGCTCTTTATGCTAAATGAAGATGAAGGTTGGACATTGTTCAAGCAACATGCACAAATAGATGATGATTCTCCAGAAGAATTAAGAGAGGTAGCAAAGAGAGTTTTTGACAAATGTAAAGGACTGCTTGTTGCCATTGTGACAGTGGCAAGAACTTTAAATGGGAAGACTTGTACCAGTTGGGAATTGGCATTTTTAAGACTAAAAACTTCTGAATCAATTGATGTTCAAGAGGGCTTGACAAGTACCTATGACTGCAATGAATTGGAGGAAATAGTTTGCTTGGATTCAAAGGAAGAAGGACAACTCAAATACTTGTATGCTCCTTTTGAATCAGTTTTCCCCAAACTAAGGAAGATCTTAATTAAAGGATCAAACAAATCAAGAAAAATCTTCTTCCCAAGCATGATTTCAAGCCTCCCAGAGTTGAGAGAGCTTTTTGTACACGATTGCAATGAATTGGTGGAAATTATTTCTTCAAACAAAGCTAGACTATTCCCAAACCTATCTTTTCCATCTCAGCAAGTTTCCTTTCCCAAATTGGGTGTGATTGAGATAAAAAGTTGCAACaatttgaaaacaatctttTTTGCAACCATTGTTTCAAGCCTAGTAGAGTTGATGGAGTTGTCCATATGCAATTGCAACAACTTGGAGGAAATAATTTCTTTAGATTCCGAGGAAGCACAGAAGCATAGAAAT ATTCAGCGGAAGCAAGACAACATAGAAACCTATCCGCTTCTCCCCCAAGAAGTTTGTTTCCCCAAATTGAAGAAGATTAAGGTTGAAAAATGCAACAAATTGAAAGCAATTTTCTCTACAACCATTGTCACAAGCCTACTAGAGTTGGAGCTATTGATTGTAAAGGACTACAATGAATTGGAGGAAATAATTTCCTTGGATTCAGATGAGGCTGGACAACTTAAAAATTTATCTGTTCCTTCTGAACAAGTTTACTTTCCAAAACTGGCAAGTATTAGCATTGAAAGATGCTCCAAATTTAAGAGAATGTTCTCCGTTTTCATTGTTAAAGTCTTACCAATGTTGGAACAATTGGTTGTAAAGGATTGCGATGAATGGGAGAAAATAATTTCCTTAGATTCAGAGGAAGCAAGTGAACTTAGAAATGTTTCTGCTCCCTCTCATCAAATATGTTTCCCTAGACTGAGGAAGATTGAGATTGAAGGTTGCAACAGATTGAAAGAAATTTTCTCTTCAACCATTGTTACAAGACTGACAATGTTGGAGCAATTGTTTGTAAAGGACTGTAGTGAATGGGATGAAATAATTTCCTGGGATTCACAGGAAGCAAGACAACTTAGAAACCAATTTGTGCCTTTCCAACAAGTTTGTTTCCCCAAACTGAGGACGATTGATATAAAAGGTTGCAACAAACTGAAAGCAATTTTCTCTGCAACCATTGTTACTAGACTGCCAAGGTTGGAGCATCTGATTGTGACAGACTGCAATGAATGA